One Cricetulus griseus strain 17A/GY chromosome 5, alternate assembly CriGri-PICRH-1.0, whole genome shotgun sequence genomic window carries:
- the LOC100773326 gene encoding cytochrome P450 4F5 isoform X2, whose product MPCRPQRSRRFWHSLIQSNEEGMQMVTEMGKTFRDVQVLWLGPVIPVLRLVDPAFVAPLLHAPALVAPKDMTFLGFLKPWLGDGLFLSSGDKWSHHRRLLTPAFHFDILKPYVKIFNKSVNIMHDKWKRLSSEGSARLEMFENISLMTLDSLQRCLFGFDSNCQDSPSEYIAAILELSSLIVKRSQKLFLFSDFLYYLTANGQRFHKACDLVHDFTDAVIRERRRILSSQSVDEFLKSKAKSKTLDFIDVLLLAKDEHGKELSDEDIRAEADTFMFGGHDTTASGLSWVLYNLARHPEYQERCRQEVRELLRDREPQEIEWDDLAQLPFLTMCIKESLRLHPPVIDLLRRCTQDIVLPDGRVIPKGNICIISVFGIHHNPSVWPDPEVYDPFRFDPENPQKRSPLAFIPFSAGPRNCIGQTFAMTEMKVVLALTLLRFRILPDNKEPRRKPELILRAEGGLWLRVEPLSSQ is encoded by the exons atgccatgtagaccacaaaggagtagaaGGTTCTGGCACTCTCTG ATCCAGAGCAATGAGGAAGGCATGCAGATGGTGACCGAAATGGGCAAGACCTTCCGAGATGTCCAAGTTCTTTGGCTGGGACCCGTCATCCCTGTGCTGAGGCTTGTCGACCCTGCGTTTGTTGCCCCTCTGCTCCATGCCCCAG CTTTGGTGGCCCCCAAGGACATGACTTTCTTAGGCTTCCTGAAGCCCTGGCTGG GGGATGGGCTCTTCCTGAGTTCAGGTGACAAATGGAGCCACCATCGTCGTCTGCTGACACCAGCCTTCCACTTTGACATCCTGAAGCCCTATGTGAAGATTTTTAACAAGAGTGTGAACATCATGCAT GACAAGTGGAAGCGCCTGTCCTCGGAAGGCAGTGCACGTCTGGAAATGTTTGAGAACATCAGCCTCATGACCTTGGACAGTTTGCAGAGATGCCTCTTTGGCTTTGACAGCAACTGTCAAGA CTCTCCCAGTGAATACATTGCTGCCATCTTGGAACTCAGCTCTCTCATAGTAAAAAGGTCCCAGAAGCTCTTCCTGTTTTCGGACTTCCTGTACTACCTCACTGCTAATGGGCAACGCTTCCACAAGGCCTGTGACCTGGTGCATGACTTCACAGATGCTGTCATCAGGGAGAGACGCCGCATCCTCTCTAGCCAAAGTGTTGATGAGTTCCTGAAATCCAAGGCTAAGTCCAAGACTTTGGACTTCATTGATGTGCTCCTGTTAGCCAAG GATGAACATGGAAAGGAGCTGTCAGATGAAGACATCCGGGCAGAGGCTGACACCTTCATGTTTGGAG GCCATGACACCACTGCCAGTGGGCTCTCCTGGGTCCTGTACAACCTGGCGAGGCACCCAGAATACCAGGAGCGCTGCCGGCAGGAGGTTCGGGAGCTGCTGAGGGACCGAGAGCCTCAGGAGATTGAGTG GGACGACCTGGCCCAGCTGCCCTTCCTCACCATGTGCATCAAGGAGAGTCTGCGGCTGCACCCTCCGGTCATAGACCTTCTTCGCCGCTGCACCCAGGACATTGTGCTGCCTGATGGCAGGGTCATCCCCAAAG GGAACATCTGTATCATCAGCGTCTTTGGTATCCATCACAATCCTTCAGTCTGGCCAGACCCTGAG GTCTACGACCCCTTCCGATTTGACCCAGAAAACCCTCAGAAGAGGTCACCTCTGGCTTTTATTCCCTTCTCTGCAGGGCCCAG GAACTGTATAGGACAGACTTTCGCCATGACCGAGATGAAGGTGGTGCTGGCGCTGACACTGCTGCGTTTCCGCATCCTGCCCGACAACAAGGAGCCCCGCCGGAAGCCGGAGTTGATCCTGCGCGCAGAGGGCGGGCTGTGGCTGCGGGTGGAGCCCCTGAGCTCACAGTGA
- the LOC100773326 gene encoding cytochrome P450 4F5 isoform X1, translating to MLQSSVSALGPTSVLASPWHLLLFGAASWLLAKILAWTYSFCENCSRLRCFPQTPRRNWFLGHLGMIQSNEEGMQMVTEMGKTFRDVQVLWLGPVIPVLRLVDPAFVAPLLHAPALVAPKDMTFLGFLKPWLGDGLFLSSGDKWSHHRRLLTPAFHFDILKPYVKIFNKSVNIMHDKWKRLSSEGSARLEMFENISLMTLDSLQRCLFGFDSNCQDSPSEYIAAILELSSLIVKRSQKLFLFSDFLYYLTANGQRFHKACDLVHDFTDAVIRERRRILSSQSVDEFLKSKAKSKTLDFIDVLLLAKDEHGKELSDEDIRAEADTFMFGGHDTTASGLSWVLYNLARHPEYQERCRQEVRELLRDREPQEIEWDDLAQLPFLTMCIKESLRLHPPVIDLLRRCTQDIVLPDGRVIPKGNICIISVFGIHHNPSVWPDPEVYDPFRFDPENPQKRSPLAFIPFSAGPRNCIGQTFAMTEMKVVLALTLLRFRILPDNKEPRRKPELILRAEGGLWLRVEPLSSQ from the exons ATGCTGCAGTCCAGTGTGTCTGCGCTGGGCCCGACCTCCGTTTTGGCCTCTCCATGGCATCTTCTGCTGTTTGGAGCGGCTTCCTGGCTTCTGGCCAAAATTCTTGCCTGGACCTACTCATTCTGTGAGAACTGCTCCCGCCTCAGATGCTTCCCTCAGACCCCTAGGAGGAACTGGTTTTTAGGTCACCTGGGCATG ATCCAGAGCAATGAGGAAGGCATGCAGATGGTGACCGAAATGGGCAAGACCTTCCGAGATGTCCAAGTTCTTTGGCTGGGACCCGTCATCCCTGTGCTGAGGCTTGTCGACCCTGCGTTTGTTGCCCCTCTGCTCCATGCCCCAG CTTTGGTGGCCCCCAAGGACATGACTTTCTTAGGCTTCCTGAAGCCCTGGCTGG GGGATGGGCTCTTCCTGAGTTCAGGTGACAAATGGAGCCACCATCGTCGTCTGCTGACACCAGCCTTCCACTTTGACATCCTGAAGCCCTATGTGAAGATTTTTAACAAGAGTGTGAACATCATGCAT GACAAGTGGAAGCGCCTGTCCTCGGAAGGCAGTGCACGTCTGGAAATGTTTGAGAACATCAGCCTCATGACCTTGGACAGTTTGCAGAGATGCCTCTTTGGCTTTGACAGCAACTGTCAAGA CTCTCCCAGTGAATACATTGCTGCCATCTTGGAACTCAGCTCTCTCATAGTAAAAAGGTCCCAGAAGCTCTTCCTGTTTTCGGACTTCCTGTACTACCTCACTGCTAATGGGCAACGCTTCCACAAGGCCTGTGACCTGGTGCATGACTTCACAGATGCTGTCATCAGGGAGAGACGCCGCATCCTCTCTAGCCAAAGTGTTGATGAGTTCCTGAAATCCAAGGCTAAGTCCAAGACTTTGGACTTCATTGATGTGCTCCTGTTAGCCAAG GATGAACATGGAAAGGAGCTGTCAGATGAAGACATCCGGGCAGAGGCTGACACCTTCATGTTTGGAG GCCATGACACCACTGCCAGTGGGCTCTCCTGGGTCCTGTACAACCTGGCGAGGCACCCAGAATACCAGGAGCGCTGCCGGCAGGAGGTTCGGGAGCTGCTGAGGGACCGAGAGCCTCAGGAGATTGAGTG GGACGACCTGGCCCAGCTGCCCTTCCTCACCATGTGCATCAAGGAGAGTCTGCGGCTGCACCCTCCGGTCATAGACCTTCTTCGCCGCTGCACCCAGGACATTGTGCTGCCTGATGGCAGGGTCATCCCCAAAG GGAACATCTGTATCATCAGCGTCTTTGGTATCCATCACAATCCTTCAGTCTGGCCAGACCCTGAG GTCTACGACCCCTTCCGATTTGACCCAGAAAACCCTCAGAAGAGGTCACCTCTGGCTTTTATTCCCTTCTCTGCAGGGCCCAG GAACTGTATAGGACAGACTTTCGCCATGACCGAGATGAAGGTGGTGCTGGCGCTGACACTGCTGCGTTTCCGCATCCTGCCCGACAACAAGGAGCCCCGCCGGAAGCCGGAGTTGATCCTGCGCGCAGAGGGCGGGCTGTGGCTGCGGGTGGAGCCCCTGAGCTCACAGTGA